Genomic window (Leptotrichia sp. oral taxon 212):
AAGCTGCAGCTAACCCTAATAAAATTAATTTTTTCATGTTTCCTCCTTTAAATTTTCTTATTTTTTATTGTCAATATAATTATATCCTGATTTTTCTAAAAATCAAAACTATATTATCTCAATAATACCAGTACCAAGTTTATTTACATGACTATTTTCCCTTTAATGAATCAAAATATTTAGTCAATGACGGAGAAGCAAAATAATCAAGCCATTTTTTCTCCGGAATTGTACAATATTTTGCATAATATTGCATTGTAACTTTTATAGGATCTTTTTCATTTACAAACAATCCTTCTTCCTGTATTATTCTTCCATAAGTAGTCAGAGAGGAGTCAAAGTTGTCTATCATCTCTGTATTTTTATTATCTTCATGAAATGATCGTAACAAAACCTGCTTTATGATAAACCTGCAACGAAAATCTCCTGGAAATATCTCTTTTATATTTTTATATGCGGAATCAAATTTTTCATCCTTAAAAGGATCCTTTACATTACCTAAAGAAACCATACTTACGAAAAGAAATAAATATACTGCAATTTTTTTCATCATTTAAACCATCCTTTCTGTTTTATTTGAATAATTTTATATTCAATATCTTTTCTAATAAATATTATATCCCGATTTTTTAAAAATGCACACTGATTTTTTATAATTTTAAAATAGCTTATTATAAAAATAGATTAGCAAAAAATCATATTCATGAAAAAATTGACTTATTTGAAAAAAAATGGTATATTCAAATTATCAATTAGTTATACAAAAATAATAAATTTAAGGAGAGATGATATAATGGCAATAAGTTTAAACAAAGATAGTTTTGAAAAACAAATATCTAATGGAGTTACTCTTGTAGATTTCTGGGCTGAATGGTGTTCACCATGTAGATTTCAGCTTCCTATTTTAGAAGAAGTTTCAGAAGAAATTGGAACTAAGGCAGTTGTAGCTAAAGTTAATGTAGATGAAGAACTTGAACTTGCTCAGCAGTTTGGTGTACAAAGCATCCCTACACTGATTTTATTTAAGGATGGGGCGCCTATTGACATAATGGTAGGAGTTCAGGATAAAGAAACTCTTGTAGGAAAAATTACTAAAGCACTGTAAAAACAATAATTTTCTGAAATTTTTATTATCAGAAGTAATAAAGTTGCAAAAATTAAGGGGGTTGTCTCAAAAAGAAAATTTTTAAAAAATTGTGAAAACTATGTTTTTGAATTGTTTAAAATTTTACAATGTAAAACAGTAAATGAATTTAGGAAATGTCAACTGTTTGAGCCGAAAGGCGAGTTTTGACTCTTTCTTAATGAATGACTGTTTTATATGAGTAAAATTTTAGTAAATGAATAAAATATAGTTTTTATATATTATATTTATAGTGTTACTATTTTGATATAGTCTCTTTTGGAAGCAACTTTTCCTAATTTTAAATTATAGAAAAGGAGGCGTAATGCCTAAAAATTACAGGCAGAACGGTAAAAACATATGTATGATTCAGTAATTATAGGATCGGGTCCTGCAGGGCTGACTGCGGCTATTTACTTAAGCAGGGCAGGATTGAAAAATGTTATTATAAGCGGAGCTATGCCAGGGGGACAGCTTACGTCCACAACTGACATTGAAAACTTTCCGGGTTTCCCTAAAGGTATATCAGGTTTTCAGCTCATGGAGGATATGGCACTTCAGGCTGCAAACTTTGGTACGGAAACTTTGAATACAACTGTTACTTCAATTGATTTTGACAGCAGACCTTTTAAAATACATCTGAAAAATAATAGTATACTTGAAACAAGATCGATAATTCTTTCAACAGGTTCAACTGCAAAATACCTTGGAATTGAAAACGAAATTGAAAGTATAGGAAACGGTGTAAGTGCATGTGCCACTTGCGACGGATTTTTCTACAGGGGGAAAGAAGTACTCGTTATAGGTGGTGGGGATACTGCCATGGAAGAGGCTACATTTCTTACAAAACTGGCAAGTAAAGTAACATTAGTTCATAGAAGAAATGAACTCAGAGCTTCTGCCATAATGCAGGAAAGAGCCCGTAAAAATAAGAAAATTGAATGGAAGCTGAACTATACTCCATTGAAGGTTATCACTAATGAATTAGGAAAAGTTTCAGGTATAGAATTACGTAACAACGAAACAAATGAAACAGAAGTAATTAATACTGACGGTATTTTTGTTGCCATTGGCCATAAACCAAATACTGATTTTTTAAACGGAAAAATTGAACTGGATTCAAGCGGTTATATTATAACGGAAGGAAAATCCTCAAAAACAAACATTCCAGGAGTATTTGCGGCAGGTGATATACAGGATAACAAATACCAGCAGGCAATAACAGCTGCAGGAAGTGGGGCAATTGCCGCTCTTGATGCGAAAGAATATTTAAATGAAAATGAATAAAACTGATATGTTTACATAAAATAGGTTTCTCCATAATGTAATACAAAAGACTGCATTGTAGGAGAAACCTTCTTATTTTATATTTCACAATAATATTTATTATTTATCGATTATATGACCTGAATCAATTCTAGTGAGAACATCCACATCCGCATTCTTTTTCAGCAATTGCTTCTACACCTGGTAATGGTTTACCTTCAAGATATTCAAGGGAAGCTCCTCCGCCAGTAGAAATATGAGAAAATTTATCAGCAAATCCTAACTGAATAGCTGCTGCTGCTGAGTCTCCTCCACCAATAATTGTTGTAGCTCCTGCTAAATCAGCAATTGCTTTACATACTCCTATTGTTCCTTTTGCGAAGTTTTCCATTTCAAATACTCCCATTGGTCCGTTCCATACTACTGTTTTTGCTCCAACTAAAGCATCTGCAAATAATTTGATAGATGCTTCACCTATGTCAAGACCCATCCATCCATCTTCAATACCGTCTACAGAAACTGTTTTAAATTCTGTATCATTTTTGAATTCTTTAGCTACTACTGTATCTACAGGTAAGATTAGTTCTACACCTTTTTCTTTTGCTTTTGCAATTAATGAAGCAGCCAGTTCAACTTTATCTTCTTCAAGAAGTGAAGAACCTGTATTTTTTCCCTGAGCCTTAAGGAAAGTAAACATCATTCCTCCACCAATTATTACTTTATCTGCCTTGTCCAATAAATTTTCAATTACTCCTATTTTGTCAGAAACTTTTGCTCCTCCTAAAATAGCAACTAAAGGTCTTGCAGGATTGTCTACTGCTCCTCCTATAAAGTTTATTTCCTTTTCTACAAGGAATCCTACTGCTGATTCTTTAATGTTTGAAGCGATTCCAACATTTGAAGCATGTGCTCTGTGTGCAGTTCCAAACGCATCATTTACAAAGACATCTCCTAATGAAGCCCAGTATTTTCCTAATTCAGGGTCATTTTTAGATTCTTTTTTACCATCTAAATCTTCAAATCTTGTATTTTCAAACATTAAAATTTCCCCATCTTTTAATTCCGCTATTGCAGCTTCTAATTCTGCTCCTCTTGTTTCCGGAACAAATTTAACAGGTTTCCCTAATGCTTCTGCCAATCTTTTTGCAACAGGTGCTAAAGTTTTAGAAGTTTTATCTTCTTCTGCCTTAACTTTTCCTAAATGTGAAAATGCAATAACTTTCCCACCATTTTCCAGAATATACTTTAATGTAGGTAATGCCGCAATAATTCTGTTATCGTCAGTAATTACCCCATCTTTTATAGGCACGTTGAAATCCACTCTTACCAGTACTTTTTTACCTTTTACATCTAAATCTTTTAATGTCTTTTTAGCCATTGCTTCCTCCTATAATAAATTATTTTTTTCTTTATTTGATTAGATTATAGCACTGTTTAACTGTATTTTCAAGAGTTATTTCTTTATGTGTAATTACTTAAAATGAAGTAATAAATGTCAGGAATCCTAACACGACACCTGCAGTATTTGGAATAATAAGTATAAAATCTTTCTTTGGTTCCTTAGTCCATCCATAAATAACCCATATTAGACAGGAAAAAGATGCAAATAAAGGCTGCCAAGGTTGTGATTTAGTTCCAGACAGGTTCGCCATAATTTGCGGAATATATGCTATAAAAACGAAAACTCCAATAAATGCCCCTATTGAACCCACTATAGTGTTAATCTTACTTTTATTCATTTCTACTCCTCCTTTCATTATTTGAAATTTTTTAGCTATTTATTTTAACACATTCAAAAATTAATTTCAATGTTCTGTCACATTCTATTCCGTTAATTTAGATTGTTTTATTTTAATTTCATTAGATATTATTATTTTGAATTATTTCCTCTATCAAAGGTAATTCAGTGATGCCATCCCTATCCAGAAAATGTCCTGCATTTTCTATTAAATAAAATTCAGCATCTAACTTTTCAGATATTTCCTTACTGAATTCAAAAGGCACTAAATAATCGTCTTTTGCTGCAATTACAACTTTCAATTTACATTTTTCACTTATTTTTTTATAATCTAGACTTGTCTCAACAAATGGATGCAGTTCTTCAAATCCCTTAATAGGTCTGTCAAATGCTGAAACCATTATAAAACCTCCTACCTCATTCAAATTTTCATATTCAGAAAGATATCTCAAAAGTGTTATATTTCCTAAGCTATGAGCAACAAAATAAGTATTTTCATTTATTATTTCTATATCTTTTTTTAATTTGGCAATCCACTCATTCACTTTTGGAGTTTCAGGAGTAGGCATCTTCAATATTTCAATCTCATATCCTTTATTTCCTAATATTCTCTTTAGCCACGGAAACCAATGCTTATCAGGAGAAGCTCCATACCCATGTATAACATATATCTGTTTTTTCATTTTATCCACCTTCCTATACTTGTTTTTTTATATATAATTCATTATAATAGATTATATTAATAAAGGAAAGTACGCACTTTTTTGTGTGATACTAACCAAAAGGAGAGTAATTAATTATGAAAAATATATGCCGTACAAAACAGGCTCCTTTTTTAAAAACACTTTCTATTATTGAAGGAAAATGGAAATTCAGAATACTGTATGAACTGGCTTGTGAGACCACTTTACGTTATGGCGAGCTTAAAAAAAATTTAACACCTGTTACACATAAAATGCTTTCTGCCCAGTTAAAAAGTCTTGAAAAGGACAATATGATTATTAGGAAAGAATACCCTCAAGTTCCTCCTAAAGTCGAGTATTCACTATCTGAAAAGGGACTGACTTTTCTTCCTATTATGAAACTGATGTGTGAATGGGGACGAAATCATACTGTTCCATATGAAAAGGAAGTAAAATCTGAGTAAGAACTCCAAAAATATTATAAAGTAATATAAAAATACATCTATTAAATTTAAAATACCTTTTGTTCTTGACTTTTTCAAAAAATCAAGTATAACATTATTGTATATGATATAATCGTAGTGTGGTGGTAAGGATAATTGAAAACACACACAATTAAGATGATAAATTAAAGGAGCTGTCTCAAAATGCTTAAAATTTTAAGATAGCTCCTTTATCCATTGCCACATGGCTTTTAATTTTTAATTTGCCGCTATGGGCTTTAATCTGTAAGTCATTGCCGCTATGGGCTTTTAATTTCTGTATAAATTATAGTCTATGTTGATAATTTTGTCAATATTTTTTTTACCTCATTATCTAACAAATCCATTTGATTTCCGGATAATTTAATATATCTTCTTTTCCCATCTATCCGTGGCCTGAATAATCTTGCACGGCTTATACTTCTTATAGAATGTACTAAAGCATATGTCTCTGTTTGATTTGAATTTCTTTGTGATTGTAATTTTTGGATAATCCCTAAATTTATTCCTTTTTTTGACTTAGATGTAAATGGAATTACAACAGCAGTATTTTTATTTACTGAAATAACTACACAATAATGTTTATATCTAAATTCTGAACCAATTCCAAATCCAAAATCAGCTATAAAAACTTCTCCTCTTTTGCAAGGTGTTTTTTCTAAAATTATTGTTTTTTTCCCATTTTTATCTACTAATATTTCTATATTTTTCTGAATTAAAAATAAAATGTATTCAATTAATTTTAAATATTCTTCTGATATAATTAATTTCTTGATTTTTTTAAGTTTTCTCTTGAAAATTCTAAATCCTTTTTTCACCCCTGTTACTCCTTATTTCTGTCAATAATATAATCTTCTATTTTCTGAAAATGTTCAGATTTTGTAGGTATATCTATTTGACATTTGCTGAATCACACATAACTTTTTCGACATTTTCATCTTTTATTTTTTTCACCCCCATATATATTATAGAGCCACAATAGACTTAAAAGTAATACTTGAATATATTATACAGTATACAGATATGAAAGTTAAGTCTTTTTTAATAAAAAAATCGACAACCTGAAAAAGCTTATTAAGCTTAGATTTTCTTAAGGTTATCGAACTTTTTTGACTCTCCCACTTAACAAAGAGTCTTTATTTCATTTCTATATTATTTTATTATGCTTCTATTACTCTTTCGCTTTTAAACACAGTTTCATCAAAACTTCCCATTTCCCTGTCCACTACAGTTGAAATTGTCATTGCTCCGTTTACATTTACTGCTGTACGTCCCATATCTATTATTGAATCTATAGGCAATACTATTGCGACAGGATCAAATGGTAGTCCCATTCCTCCAAGCACAACTGTTGCCGCTATATATGCTGTTCCTGGAACTCCTGCCATTCCAAATGAACCTAATACTATTACTGTTATAAGGCTTACAAGGAATACAGGTGTAATTGCAATTCCGTTCATATTAGCTATCATTATTGCTATAACTGCAGGGAATACTCCGGCACATCCATTCATTCCTATAGT
Coding sequences:
- the trxA gene encoding thioredoxin, whose product is MAISLNKDSFEKQISNGVTLVDFWAEWCSPCRFQLPILEEVSEEIGTKAVVAKVNVDEELELAQQFGVQSIPTLILFKDGAPIDIMVGVQDKETLVGKITKAL
- the trxB gene encoding thioredoxin-disulfide reductase, giving the protein MYDSVIIGSGPAGLTAAIYLSRAGLKNVIISGAMPGGQLTSTTDIENFPGFPKGISGFQLMEDMALQAANFGTETLNTTVTSIDFDSRPFKIHLKNNSILETRSIILSTGSTAKYLGIENEIESIGNGVSACATCDGFFYRGKEVLVIGGGDTAMEEATFLTKLASKVTLVHRRNELRASAIMQERARKNKKIEWKLNYTPLKVITNELGKVSGIELRNNETNETEVINTDGIFVAIGHKPNTDFLNGKIELDSSGYIITEGKSSKTNIPGVFAAGDIQDNKYQQAITAAGSGAIAALDAKEYLNENE
- the pgk gene encoding phosphoglycerate kinase; this translates as MAKKTLKDLDVKGKKVLVRVDFNVPIKDGVITDDNRIIAALPTLKYILENGGKVIAFSHLGKVKAEEDKTSKTLAPVAKRLAEALGKPVKFVPETRGAELEAAIAELKDGEILMFENTRFEDLDGKKESKNDPELGKYWASLGDVFVNDAFGTAHRAHASNVGIASNIKESAVGFLVEKEINFIGGAVDNPARPLVAILGGAKVSDKIGVIENLLDKADKVIIGGGMMFTFLKAQGKNTGSSLLEEDKVELAASLIAKAKEKGVELILPVDTVVAKEFKNDTEFKTVSVDGIEDGWMGLDIGEASIKLFADALVGAKTVVWNGPMGVFEMENFAKGTIGVCKAIADLAGATTIIGGGDSAAAAIQLGFADKFSHISTGGGASLEYLEGKPLPGVEAIAEKECGCGCSH
- a CDS encoding SemiSWEET family transporter codes for the protein MNKSKINTIVGSIGAFIGVFVFIAYIPQIMANLSGTKSQPWQPLFASFSCLIWVIYGWTKEPKKDFILIIPNTAGVVLGFLTFITSF
- a CDS encoding alpha/beta hydrolase; the protein is MKKQIYVIHGYGASPDKHWFPWLKRILGNKGYEIEILKMPTPETPKVNEWIAKLKKDIEIINENTYFVAHSLGNITLLRYLSEYENLNEVGGFIMVSAFDRPIKGFEELHPFVETSLDYKKISEKCKLKVVIAAKDDYLVPFEFSKEISEKLDAEFYLIENAGHFLDRDGITELPLIEEIIQNNNI
- a CDS encoding helix-turn-helix domain-containing protein; translated protein: MKNICRTKQAPFLKTLSIIEGKWKFRILYELACETTLRYGELKKNLTPVTHKMLSAQLKSLEKDNMIIRKEYPQVPPKVEYSLSEKGLTFLPIMKLMCEWGRNHTVPYEKEVKSE
- a CDS encoding type II toxin-antitoxin system PemK/MazF family toxin, giving the protein MKKGFRIFKRKLKKIKKLIISEEYLKLIEYILFLIQKNIEILVDKNGKKTIILEKTPCKRGEVFIADFGFGIGSEFRYKHYCVVISVNKNTAVVIPFTSKSKKGINLGIIQKLQSQRNSNQTETYALVHSIRSISRARLFRPRIDGKRRYIKLSGNQMDLLDNEVKKILTKLST